The Castanea sativa cultivar Marrone di Chiusa Pesio chromosome 4, ASM4071231v1 sequence aaaaacaggttgTTAATTGAACCAGCAACAGTTTCCATTCCACCCTATGAAACCTAGAGCTTACAGACGAAAAGAGTGCTGAATTCTAGATTTTGCTTAGAAGCCATGGTGACTTCATCAATATCATTTAGGCTATTAGAGGGCCTTGTTGGAATCTCTACAGTCGTTTTGCTTGCCTTCTTATCTGCACATGTTCATGGTTTGTCATCTTCATCCTTTTTTCAAGAAAGATAATTGCTttcatggtaaaaaaaattatgatttacgTACTTGAAATTACTTTGTAAGCaacaaattcttcttcttcttctttttttaagtatatatttgtacttttttgAGTCCTTATTTCCAGCTCTAGTAAAATTTTCTAGGTGATCATTTTGAGTACCATGAGATTATATATGCAGCTTCAATCCCAGGACACTATGTGCTGCTTATTTTAATCAAGATGCACAAAAATCAAAGTCAGCTCATTGACCAAATTTCTGAGCATTGATAATTAGAGAAACGTTTATGCAGCTCATGGCTTCTGCTCTCTGGCAATGGCAATGGTTCTGCCTAAAAAATATGAACCACTGATTAACTTCAGTTCATATTATACTATGGTCTTAACTAGGCCATTAATGCAGCACAGATTAGATGTGCTTGGAATCTTAGATTGATTTGATTCAGCTCTTGATTGTTTGTAGAAAGTTTTCAATTCAAGTGACTTTGATATGTTCTTCTTGGATCCCtgcattgtgatttgtgaacaTTTCATATTATTTcaacttattttcattttaattccaTCAAACTGAATAATGATTGTTGTAATAAATGTGACAGCCCGGCCTGATTTAAGGGATGCTAATGAACTGTTTATTAGGAAAGCTGACTTCCCAAATGATTTTGTGTTTGGAGTTGCCACTGCTGCTGCGCAGGTACATTTATACTGATGATAAATGACACTAGATCCTCTAAGATTATCAATGGTCATGTTTGTTAATATCAATGACTACGGGTTATTGTTTCTGGTGTAGATTGAAGGATCAGCCAAAGAAGGAGGAAGGGGACCAAGCATATGGGATGAGTTTGCTAAAGATTTCCCAGGTTCGAACAACCTTGGTTATGCTTTCTTCATCGTGTATGACTAAGATATGCATTCTTTAATTATGCGTAATCATGTAGCAAAGTCTAACAACTGGTAATGATATTCTTTTACATTTCAGGAAAAATTGATGGTGGCAGAAATTTGGATACAGCAATTGATTCATATAAGCGATACAAGGTGAGTAAACAAAGTTCTCAAGACCTCTTACCAAGAGACAATAATCTTGAGAGTGTTATTTGCTCAAGAAATGAAACTAACTGGCATATATCTTTATGGAATAATGCTGGATTATAGGAAGATGTGAAGTTTTTGAAGGACCTTGGAGTGCATTCTTACAGATTTTCCATCTCCTGGACCAGAATTTTGCCTAGTAAGTTCTGTATCtaaatttttgttcttcaagaaattttttttttctcttttcatttttataaaaaagtacTGCAtgttctaaaaataattttatggttGTATTATATGGTTTAAAATTGAGTTCGTATCTATGAAAATGTGGTCGAATCCtgctagactttttttttttgggagaatgAATCCTGCTAGACTTAGATGCAGTTTCTAAGACTAAAATTTAAAGGGAATGTATGTTAGGTTAATAAACCTGCTTGATCTTGAGGCCCTTTTGCTTGCCTATTCAAAATTCCAGGGCTAATAAATCATGAAAGCCTTTAAATACATATAGTGCTAAGTTGATTAAGTTTATTTACCACTGCAGCCTGACATTTTTGTTTAACCACTctactttaaaattttcttgtagaTGGGTCTTTGAGTGGTGGAATAAACCAAGAGGGTATTGATCACTACAACAACCTGATCAATGAATTGCTACTAAATGGTAAGAAGCCATTAGTATTTAAATTACAGGGAATTTCACttaaaaatttttcaaaaaactgacATGCTGTTCTTACAATCTATGTTCTAATGTAGGCATTACACCTTTTGTGACTATATTTCACTTTGATTCGCCACAAGCCCTGCAAGAGAAGTATGGAGGCTTCTTAAGCCGCTCAATCATGTAAGCACCTTTTCTTTCGTTTACATATCTCTACTAGAAGAATTATGGATTTATCAATGTGATTGACTATTAATTAtgtttccactttttttttctttttccccagTGAGGACTTCAAGGCCTATAGTGAAATTTGCTTCAAAGAATTTGGAGATAGGGTCAAACATTGGATTACAGTCAATGAACCATATATTATCTCTTATTTTGGGTATGATCTTGGGCTTGCTGCACCAGGCAGGTGCTCTCTACCAGGGCCACCTGGTCCATGTCCAGCTGGTAATTCATCTACAGAACCTTACATTGTAGCCCATAACCTTCTCCTTGCCCATACTGCAGCTGCTAGGCTCTACAAAAACAAGTTCCAGGTGACATAGTCCTCCATTCTccatgacttaatattgtaatgATTTGATCTATTGATTTTCACTTTTAAGACTATCTTTATTAGGTGTTTTGTTAACTGATACATTCCAGCAAACACAAGGAGGACAAATTGGAATTAGTCTTGTGGGACAATATTTTGAGCCTTATTCAAAATCATCAGAGGATAAAGCTGCTGCAAAAAGAGCTCTTGACTTCAATTTAGGATGGTTAGTAAAGCACCTCAGGCACAATCACATATTTATGTACAGAGTTTTGTTACTTTTAACATTGTTATGGCAGTCAATACATGCATGAAATGGCTCAAATTTATAAGTGACCAATCAAATACTCAAAAGGGCAGGAAATGGATTCTACTTGGAAAAGGCTCAAAACTTAATAAACTAATTTGAATGAAACCATTTTATAGTTCATATTAAATTCTACAAATCTAAAGATGAATCCAATGTcatgttatttaaatttttaaatggtATGGTGCTTTGTTCACCGTCAGATCCAAGAAACAAAACCTTAAGCGTGAAATTGACTCTCTGCATTCCCAGTGAAATGTATAGAATCATGTTCCACTATTCATTGAGAAGTAGGCTATTTACACTTCCATTTTAGAAGTTATTGTCACATATAACTATGATTTGTCTTGCAGATTTTAAGATATGTAGTGATTAAGGGATTGTTCTTGTTTAACACTAAATTAGAAAGAAAGTTGTTTGTAATGTTTCTTATCATTAGGTTCTTGAAACCATTAGTGTTTGGTTGTTACCCAAGAATCATGAGACGTTTGGTGAAGGACAGGCTACCCACTttcacaaaaaaagagaaaaaaatgatcaaggggTCTTTTGATTTTATTGGCATCAATTATTATACTTCAAGATATGCTAAAAACCTCAAACCAGATCTACATGCAACACCTGAATACAGCATTGACTACTTAACAAATACCACAGGTAAACTTATAGACTACCACATGTAAACTTAATAATACTAGTATGTTAAGAAGACTACTTAATGGTGATCTTGCTCATTTTGTGGTTGCTGCAGCTTATAAAGATGGAGTTCCTATTGGTCCTAGGGTAAGAAAATCATTATTTGAAACATTCCTCTGAGATAGTGTCACAAAGAATTAACATTTATAGGTCATCATTAATTGAACAAAACTAGGCTCAATCTGTCAATCATTGTTTAATTTCCATCTTGAATTGCATATATTTGCTAATAATGCATAAATTTCTTGAATCGCAGGCAACTGAAAGCTCTTTTATTTACCTTTATCCAATAGGGCTGCAGAAACTTTTGGAGTTTGTGAATCACAACTACCGAAAACCCACAATATACATTACTGAAAATGGTTGTAGCTTGTTGCATGTGttttcccctatatatatagttatatactcATTGTGATATTAGTAATATCTTGTTGATTTTTCATTATAGGAATTCCTGAAAAAAGGGACGATAGCCTTGAACTTACTGAGGCACTAAAGGATCCACATCGAATCAACAATACTATCGAACATCTTCATAAGATCCATGCTGCGATGCAGTAAGTCATTAACCTTACTTAATTTGCAACACTAAGAACTAGAATATCCTTTGTGCTTGTGTTGATGTTTTAGTATAAATTTTGTTAGACCTATTAGGACTATGCCTAAGTCTAAACTTGTAGAACAAGTAATCTGAATTTACATGCAACACCAGTGAGCTAATCATGCTACAGATAAAATAAAGTTAGTCCAAGGTTGCTTTCCCATAAATATCTTGTGTTGTACAGTTATAcatgatggaaatatgcatgtatgtaGCGGAAATacaacggatctacttcattcataaaagttaacatgtattatacaagtttcagaatttaagaacaagagagtgtaccttagaGCGGTGAATTTGAAAACTAAAGATCAGAAAcacttgggaagactttcaatcttcactcaaATTCCACTAAtgctcaagatgtgtggtctctcaatcagttccaaaggggaGAATGTCAAGGAGTGTCTACCACtacttacaccacttcacaatagtatTCTCACAATTCTCTccagaaaattctgtatatttctccctttgtgtctaaccgattattctaattgggctggccttttgggcattttcaattaggcttaagtgtgtggcttggactgagaccaaaagggaccaataagacactagctccaatgggccttaggcttttctgtcaactcttgacaagtccaaagttaccattaactatatttaatatcactatataaatatagttgcactttaggccttatcaataaattatatcccaagactttattgtacatgcaaccccttcataaaatatacgtagtaacacaaagtcatgaatgtagactgccactttgtaaattactacatcttatccttgagtacccggtttaatcctttaagttattcatcatatatttatgaaatccaattttataaatatatactctagtaactatttactaaaatagttaggcctaacattctgaataacaaacccattaaacttatctcaagggaatattttgtatctccgttaagagactacgaattccatcttgagaatatatgttccatcaacattaaatgtggttgcccaacatagtgaggttttgaccgtaactctagatctcactcctgatatatcaaagtaacctacacctcatgatcaagtccattattctctcaggattaatagttcatgcaaatataagtcgtgagtttattattcactTGATAAtcgttaaaagaataataaatctcacaccggtcctattcaatatgtcttaattcttaaaacatatcaaaataccaactagaaatctcaatttccataatcaagacaaatcatcttagttgaatgttatagtctttgcagatgaaatgcccaatctcatcaccgactacgaactacattttgagtttacaaggaacttgtgatttacatcttctgtgactaaatcacatacaatgcatctcatggactgtatgataatgtcctaatattcatgttaccattatttttagataataataaaacaactttattaaacacaacattaagtcatacgtaacgtcatacataataaagtacatagcatcatacaataggatttaaggggactaatcctaacaatacaCACATGGATCAATTTAATTTGCTCTCTTTTCACACTCTTAATCAAAATCTTCAATGAAATGAATGATTAGTTCCAtagaattagaagaaaaaaaaaaccaacaacaacaaacaaaagaatGCATTTCTTTATTCTCTTTAGCTAGAATTGGATGTGATACGTATTATCAGGTTTATTGACATAATTATGCTTTTATGTTTGCTTCATACAAACATCAATTTGCTTGATTTCACATTGTCATTTTTACAGGAATGGTGTGAATGTTAAAGGATACTTCCATTGGACTTTATTCGATGA is a genomic window containing:
- the LOC142631819 gene encoding beta-glucosidase 24-like translates to MVTSSISFRLLEGLVGISTVVLLAFLSAHVHARPDLRDANELFIRKADFPNDFVFGVATAAAQIEGSAKEGGRGPSIWDEFAKDFPGKIDGGRNLDTAIDSYKRYKEDVKFLKDLGVHSYRFSISWTRILPNGSLSGGINQEGIDHYNNLINELLLNGITPFVTIFHFDSPQALQEKYGGFLSRSIIEDFKAYSEICFKEFGDRVKHWITVNEPYIISYFGYDLGLAAPGRCSLPGPPGPCPAGNSSTEPYIVAHNLLLAHTAAARLYKNKFQQTQGGQIGISLVGQYFEPYSKSSEDKAAAKRALDFNLGWFLKPLVFGCYPRIMRRLVKDRLPTFTKKEKKMIKGSFDFIGINYYTSRYAKNLKPDLHATPEYSIDYLTNTTAYKDGVPIGPRATESSFIYLYPIGLQKLLEFVNHNYRKPTIYITENGIPEKRDDSLELTEALKDPHRINNTIEHLHKIHAAMQNGVNVKGYFHWTLFDDFEWGEGYSVRYGLYYIDFKDNLKRIPKHSALWLKDFLK